The Candidatus Binataceae bacterium genome contains the following window.
GCGCGCCTCGATATCGAGATGGTTGGTCGGCTCGTCGAGCATCATGAACTCGGGCGCGTCGAGCAGCAGTTTCGCGAGCGCGATACGCATCCTGATACCGCCGGAGAACTCGGCGACATCGCGCGTGAGATCCTCTTCCTTGAATCCGAGGCCGAACAGCACCGCGGTGGCGCGGCTTTCGGCGCTGTAGAAATCGTGGCGCTCGAGATCAGTCAGCACTTCGCCGAGCTCCTCGAGGGCTGTGTCGTGCGTGGGCCCGGAATGCTCGCGCGCAAGGATCTCCTCGAGTTCGCGGCGGCGATTGTCGATGGCCTGCATCCGCTCGAGCGCCGACAGCGTTTCGCGCAGCACGGAGCGGCCGTGCATATCGGGCGCATCCTGGGCGAGGTAGCCGACACGAGTGCGCTGCGGCCGTGTAATACGCCCGCCGTCGATCGACGCGACCTCGGCGATCATCTTGAGCAGCGTGGACTTGCCCGCGCCGTTGAGGCCGACCAGCCCGACGCGCGCGTCGTCAGGCATCGACCAGCTCACGCCGTCGAAGATCTTCCGTGCGCCGAAGGACTTGGAGAGATTGTCGAGACTAAGCACCTTAACCGGACAATTCTAGCAGTGCGCCGAGGCGCTCGGAAGTAACGCCGCAAACAGCGGTTGATCGTTAGCGCTGGCCCGATACGCACCACGGGCGCTTCAGCTTGTCGACGAACCTTTGCATGTCAGGGTGGCTGCGCGCGAATGGAATCGAGCCGAGTTCATACCACTCAAGCGACTTGAATTCTGCGTCATCGAACTGCGGGCGTGAGAGACTGTCGCTGTGGAACACGAACCACAGCGAGACATCGGTATGACCGCTGTCGATTCCGACGGTCTCTGTGACCGTAACGAAGAGTGGGGTCTCGAAGCGCGGGCGCGCGTCGATTCCGAGTTCTTCCTGCAACTCGCGCGCGGCTGCCACGCGAGGATCTTCATCAGGCTCGATATGCCCGCCGGGTGGCAGCCATAGGCCGGCATTCCGATGATCGCCGAGCAGCAGCTTTCTCCGCGCCGGATCAAACACCGCGCAATACGTGCCGAGGTGGCACGCGGGCAGGTCCGGCTTCTTGATTCTGAAAAGCGGAGCGCCCGACCTGATCCATTCAAGAATCCAGGCCTTGTGCGCCGCTTCGATCGCATCGTGCGGCGCGATCGCGCGAACCAGCGAGGCGATTGTTTCTCTCAAGCGTTTCAGCCAACCGCATTCCACAGCTTGAGTGCTGGGTTCGATAGATTATGTTCGTAGCTCAAGACGCTGAGGCTGGCGGTGCTGAGCAGGAAATAGCGGGCGGCGTTGGTTTCGAGCCCGAGCCAGTGGGCAGCAAGCACGCGCAGGATGTGGCCGCTGGAGAAAATGACGATATCGTCGTTGATTGCGCGCAGCCGCGCGACCACGCGGTTTGCGCGGGCGCCGATCTGGGCGGGCGATTCGCCGCCCGGGGCGCCATCGCGGAACAGGTCCCAATCGCGATTGTCAGCATGAATCTGCGCCGAGGTCCGGCCTTCGTACTGGCCGTAGTCCCATTCCGCCAGATCGTCGACGACCTCGGCGCCCGCGCCGAAGCCCGCCAGCTCGCAGGTTCGGCGCGCGCGCTGCGAGGGGCTCGTCAGCACTTTCGCGAACGCAAGCCCGCGTATCCGTTGGGCGAGCCCACGCGCGAGCCGCTCGCCATTCTCAGTCAGCGGTAAATCCGTCCGGCCCGTATGCTGCCCGGATAGGCTCCAGGCAGTCTCGCCGTGCCGCGCAAGATAAATCTGCGGCAGCTTTTCGCTCATGTCTTCAAGCCTAGGCCAGCACCACTCTTATGAACAGGTTAATGATGAGTGCGACCGTAACCAGCGAGCCGACGACGTAGGCGATCGTGCGCCACGGCTGAAGTGAGTTGAGATACGCGATCGTATGAACAATGCGCGCCGCCATGAATACGATGCAGTAAATCGTGAACACTCCGGCCGAGAGACCAGCGGCAACGTAGATCCCGGCGAGAAACAGGAAGATCGGAATATTCTCCAGATCGTTTAACCAGGCGCGCGCCGCGCGGCGAACTCCGGGAGCCTCTTCGGTTGCGGTCTGACCGCCGAAAGCTTTCGCATCTTCAGGATTTGTAAACACTCCGGCAGCGGTGCGCGCGCGCCCCTGGGCGATTGAGATCGCGGCCATCTTGAGTGCGAGTACGATCGTGGTGAGGGCGTACATCTTGAGCGGCGTCATCGGGCATCCTCCGTTGGTGAGATCGGTTTGCCAGCCATCTCGCGTTCGCAAAGCTGCGCGCGCGAGTGCATCGAATGCCGCCTGAACTGCAAGTGGTGCGGTTTCGCCTGTCGCCTTTTACTTTTCCGCGCCGCCTCGTTCAAGTAGGTATCCGGTCTTCGCGCGTTGGAATCGTTCGAGGTTCCGGGCGTTGGGGGAATCGCGCCCTTTCGCGTATATAGTCGCGACATGTTCGAACGCAGGAGATTACCGCTGTGAAAGCTGCAGTACTCCACGACTACGATCCGAAGGTCAGCCGCGCGAGTTTCGTGAGCCTCGAGACGGTCGCCGATCCGAAGATCGAAAAGCCGACCGACGTGATCGTGCGAATCGGCGGGGCCGGCGTGTGCCGGACCGATCTTCATATCATCGAGGGGCTCTGGCGCGAGCGCACCAA
Protein-coding sequences here:
- a CDS encoding NUDIX domain-containing protein; translation: MRETIASLVRAIAPHDAIEAAHKAWILEWIRSGAPLFRIKKPDLPACHLGTYCAVFDPARRKLLLGDHRNAGLWLPPGGHIEPDEDPRVAAARELQEELGIDARPRFETPLFVTVTETVGIDSGHTDVSLWFVFHSDSLSRPQFDDAEFKSLEWYELGSIPFARSHPDMQRFVDKLKRPWCVSGQR
- a CDS encoding histidine phosphatase family protein; this encodes MSEKLPQIYLARHGETAWSLSGQHTGRTDLPLTENGERLARGLAQRIRGLAFAKVLTSPSQRARRTCELAGFGAGAEVVDDLAEWDYGQYEGRTSAQIHADNRDWDLFRDGAPGGESPAQIGARANRVVARLRAINDDIVIFSSGHILRVLAAHWLGLETNAARYFLLSTASLSVLSYEHNLSNPALKLWNAVG
- a CDS encoding MAPEG family protein → MTPLKMYALTTIVLALKMAAISIAQGRARTAAGVFTNPEDAKAFGGQTATEEAPGVRRAARAWLNDLENIPIFLFLAGIYVAAGLSAGVFTIYCIVFMAARIVHTIAYLNSLQPWRTIAYVVGSLVTVALIINLFIRVVLA